A section of the Phaseolus vulgaris cultivar G19833 chromosome 8, P. vulgaris v2.0, whole genome shotgun sequence genome encodes:
- the LOC137826224 gene encoding serine hydroxymethyltransferase, mitochondrial-like, with translation MAMALRRLSSTINKPFSNATSVYRTFSSLSAHEKDKSRADWTKQLNDPLEAVDPEIADIIELEKARQWKGFELIPSENFTSLSVMQAVGSVMTNKYSEGYPGARYYGGNEYIDMAETLCQKRALEAFRLDPAKWGVNVQSLSGSPSNFQVYTALLKSHERIMALDLPHGGHLSHGYQTDTKKISAVSIFFETMPYRLNESTGYIDYDQLEKSAALFRPKLIVAGASAYARLYDYARVRKVCDKQKAVLLADMAHISGLVAAGVIPSPFDYADIVTTTTHKSLRGPRGAMIFFRKGVKEINKQGKEVLYDYEDKINQAVFPGLQGGPHNHTIAGLAVALKQAMTPEFKNYQEQVLSNCSAFAQSLLEKGYDLVSGGTDNHLVLVNLRNKGIDGSRVEKVLEAVHIAANKNTVPGDVSAMVPGGIRMGTPALTSRGFVDEDFKKVAEYFDAAVKLALQIKENTNGTKLKDFVAAMHSDEQIQSKIANLRHEVEDYAKQFPTIGFEIETMKYGK, from the exons ATGGCCATGGCTCTTCGCAGACTTTCCTCCACCATCAACAAACCGTTCTCCAACGCCACTTCCGTTTATCGCACT TTCTCTTCGCTCTCCGCTCACGAAAAGGACAAATCTCGAGCCGAT TGGACAAAGCAGCTCAATGATCCTCTCGAGGCTGTGGATCCCGAGATCGCTGACATAATTGAACTCGAGAAAGCGCGCCAATGGAAG GGATTCGAACTTATTCCTTCCGAAAACTTCACGTCGCTGTCGGTGATGCAAGCCGTTGGATCGGTGATGACAAATAAATACAGCGAAGGATATCCTGGAGCTAGATACTATGGAGGAAATGA GTACATTGACATGGCTGAGACATTATGTCAGAAGCGGGCGCTTGAAGCTTTTCGGTTGGATCCAGCAAAATGGGGAG TCAATGTGCAATCATTATCCGGATCCCCTTCTAACTTTCAAGTTTACACTGCTTTATTGAAATCTCATGAGAGAATTATGGCACTTGATCTTCCCCATGGTGGGCATCTATCGCATGGTTATCAG ACTGACACCAAGAAGATATCAGCTGTATCTATATTCTTTGAAACAATGCCATACAGATTGAATGAGAGCACTGGTTATATCGATTATGACCAG TTGGAGAAAAGTGCAGCACTTTTTAGGCCAAAATTAATAGTTGCTGGTGCTAGTGCTTATGCTCGCCTTTATGACTATGCACGTGTTCGCAAG GTCTGTGATAAGCAGAAGGCAGTTCTGTTGGCTGATATGGCACATATCAGTGGATTGGTTGCTGCAGGTGTTATTCCTTCTCCTTTTGATTATGCAGATATCGTTACAACTACAACACATAAGTCACTTCGTGGACCACGTGGGGCTATGATTTTTTTCAGGAAGGGTGTGAAAGAGATAAACAAGCAAGGGAAGGAA GTGTTGTATGACTATGAAGACAAAATAAATCAGGCTGTTTTTCCTGGACTTCAAGGTGGTCCACACAATCACACTATTGCAGGCTTAGCTGTTGCACTGAAGCAG GCTATGACACCAGAATTCAAGAATTACCAAGAGCAAGTACTTAGCAACTGCTCAGCATTTGCACAG AGTTTGTTAGAGAAAGGCTATGACCTTGTATCTGGTGGAACTGATAACCATTTAGTCTTAGTGAACTTAAGAAACAAG GGCATTGATGGTTCCAGGGTTGAGAAGGTACTCGAAGCAGTTCATATAGCTGCCAATAAAAATACCGTTCCAGGGGATGTATCTGCTATGGTTCCTGGAGGCATTCGGATGG GAACCCCTGCTCTCACATCTAGGGGATTTGTTGATGAAGATTTTAAAAAAGTAGCTGAATACTTTGATGCAGCTGTGAAGTTAGCCTTACAAATTAAGGAAAATACCAATG GTACAAAGTTGAAGGATTTTGTGGCAGCCATGCATTCAGATGAACAAATTCAGTCTAAGATCGCTAATCTCCGTCATGAAGTAGAGGATTATGCTAAGCAGTTTCCCACAATTGGTTTTGAGATAGAGACAATGAAGTATGGTAAGTGA